The Aminithiophilus ramosus genome contains a region encoding:
- a CDS encoding iron-containing alcohol dehydrogenase codes for MTAPRRVSRTPDFPRLRVPALRPLPRGPPVRRGVDMVRREACDGILALGGGRVMDASKGIAAAAFYGATNARERRRQCKSDN; via the coding sequence TTGACCGCGCCGCGACGAGTCTCGAGAACGCCGGACTTTCCGCGGTTGCGTGTTCCGGCATTGCGTCCGCTCCCAAGAGGACCTCCCGTGAGACGGGGAGTGGACATGGTGCGCCGAGAGGCTTGCGACGGGATTCTCGCCCTCGGCGGCGGCCGCGTCATGGACGCCTCCAAAGGGATCGCCGCAGCCGCTTTCTATGGGGCGACGAATGCCCGTGAAAGGAGAAGACAGTGCAAAAGCGACAATTAG
- a CDS encoding AraC family transcriptional regulator, protein MKLALEKLRKDIARWTDREERRATAIPDLSLVRREEPTAPSSGLYEPSVCVVAQGAKRVILGDDTYTYDAHHYLITSVHLPTIVQIIDASEEKPYMGLVLRLDLREVSQLMVDSNLPAPRAQQASRGMATGEMIPPLLDAFQRLVDLLGNERDIPILAPIIQREILYRLLVGDQGTRLRQIASAGSRSRQIAQTIEWLRENFSSSLRVDDLAARAGMSASTFHHHFRSLTALSPLQFQKQLRLQEARRLMLAEHLDATTAAFQVGYESPSQFNREYGRLFGAPPRRDITNLRRMAVGQERDSQRNDLRERN, encoded by the coding sequence ATGAAGCTGGCTCTTGAGAAGCTGAGAAAAGACATTGCCCGATGGACCGATCGAGAAGAGCGGCGCGCGACAGCCATACCGGACCTGTCCCTCGTCCGACGAGAGGAGCCTACGGCTCCGAGCAGCGGCCTCTATGAACCGAGCGTCTGCGTGGTAGCTCAGGGCGCAAAGCGGGTGATCCTCGGCGACGACACGTACACCTACGACGCCCATCACTATCTGATCACATCCGTTCACTTGCCCACCATCGTCCAGATCATCGATGCGAGCGAGGAAAAGCCCTATATGGGGCTCGTCCTGAGGCTCGACCTGCGCGAGGTTTCGCAACTCATGGTGGACAGCAACCTTCCCGCGCCCCGCGCACAGCAAGCGAGTCGCGGCATGGCCACGGGGGAGATGATACCTCCCCTGCTCGACGCCTTTCAGCGACTCGTCGACCTCCTCGGAAATGAAAGGGACATCCCCATCCTTGCCCCGATCATCCAGCGAGAAATCCTTTACCGTCTGCTCGTAGGCGATCAGGGCACACGTCTGCGCCAGATCGCGTCGGCAGGAAGCCGGAGCCGGCAGATCGCTCAGACGATCGAGTGGCTGAGGGAAAACTTCTCCTCCTCTCTGCGCGTCGACGATCTTGCGGCCAGGGCGGGCATGAGCGCCTCGACCTTCCACCATCACTTCCGATCGTTGACCGCCCTGAGTCCCCTGCAATTCCAAAAACAGCTACGCCTGCAGGAGGCCAGGCGGCTGATGCTTGCGGAACATCTGGACGCGACAACCGCGGCATTCCAGGTCGGCTACGAGAGTCCTTCCCAATTCAATCGGGAGTACGGCCGCCTCTTCGGTGCCCCGCCACGGCGAGACATCACCAACCTCCGCCGTATGGCAGTCGGTCAGGAAAGGGACAGCCAGAGGAATGACCTTCGGGAAAGGAATTGA